In Sandaracinaceae bacterium, one DNA window encodes the following:
- a CDS encoding sulfatase-like hydrolase/transferase: MSEPMTDAPPGSSGSHRDRAGGASSDAGAWLRAWLLAGLATAALELLTSLATELPFSVGGAVLVTALVSLTALGMAGLTKGVERVVAPGSLAANASALRTVLARGTPLSDPALGRRASVSILTLPVTLLGLVGLSAACAYFVVTRSEAPQFIALLLGVLAPLVLGCAALLTVAFRRVLLQVPRLPPPRAALAGLLVVAAVLAVAVVATQHETLAHLGAHALMPPLVLVSLSLTLFVALPRGLAHPGRVALAVALLASVAILGGWRLPRARSFTTRATWSTGYLVAGLQSVSDLDRDGVASFPFGADCAPFDGTRSPLARELPENGVDENCDGRDTPAAAQDESGPLTIAPLTGDQPDLYLITVDALRADHLGFMGYDAHPTSPDLDALVGRGVVFERAYSQDSGTAPSMWSLMVGKTPFQAELVATGFPPNYADSETTLAEHLKAAGYTTHARLCGSMFAAPTWNLRRGFDEFDEVCQRRPRELGPFVLDSARPLLSTPADDAPASEHVRPPRFVWLHFFDPHHPYVDHPALEFGDQSMDLYDEEIRYVQEFVAEAIRLALDDGHARPRFVVLSADHGENFSEHGRDPHARTLYREVTHVPLVFFGAELEARRVAAPVALGDVFPTFLNLAGVPTPSRTTMESLVPTLLGGRPDPARAIFQENSWSRPTHHVKAMILGRYHLIRDLTDDTTELYDMVADPRERVNRIDGGIAEQSDLLRRMEAFIATTNIPEAYR, encoded by the coding sequence ATGTCCGAACCCATGACCGACGCGCCGCCGGGCTCGAGCGGGAGCCACCGAGATCGTGCGGGCGGCGCCTCGTCCGACGCGGGCGCATGGCTTCGGGCGTGGCTCTTGGCGGGGCTCGCGACGGCCGCGCTCGAGCTCCTGACGAGTCTGGCCACGGAGCTCCCCTTCAGCGTGGGCGGGGCGGTGCTGGTGACCGCGCTGGTCAGCCTGACCGCGCTCGGAATGGCTGGGCTGACCAAGGGCGTCGAGCGCGTGGTGGCCCCGGGCAGCCTCGCCGCCAACGCGTCGGCGCTGCGCACCGTGCTGGCGCGGGGGACGCCGCTCTCGGACCCCGCCCTCGGACGGCGCGCGAGCGTCTCGATCCTCACGCTGCCCGTCACGCTCTTGGGGCTGGTGGGGCTCAGCGCTGCCTGCGCCTACTTCGTGGTCACTCGCTCGGAGGCTCCCCAGTTCATCGCGCTCTTGCTCGGCGTGCTGGCCCCGCTGGTGCTGGGCTGCGCCGCGCTGCTGACGGTGGCGTTCCGCCGCGTGTTGCTGCAGGTCCCTCGCCTGCCACCTCCGCGCGCGGCGCTGGCAGGGCTGCTCGTCGTGGCCGCCGTGCTCGCGGTGGCGGTGGTGGCGACCCAGCACGAGACGCTGGCGCACCTCGGCGCGCATGCGCTGATGCCGCCGCTCGTGCTGGTGTCGCTGAGCCTCACGCTCTTCGTGGCGCTGCCGCGGGGGCTGGCGCATCCGGGGCGCGTAGCCCTCGCGGTCGCGCTCCTGGCGTCTGTCGCCATCCTGGGTGGCTGGCGCCTCCCGCGCGCCCGCAGCTTCACCACGCGCGCCACGTGGAGTACCGGCTACCTGGTGGCGGGGCTCCAGTCCGTCAGCGACCTCGACCGTGACGGTGTCGCGTCGTTCCCCTTCGGCGCCGACTGCGCCCCCTTCGACGGCACCCGCAGTCCGCTGGCGCGCGAGCTGCCCGAGAACGGTGTGGACGAGAACTGCGACGGTCGGGACACGCCTGCCGCCGCCCAAGACGAAAGCGGGCCGCTGACCATCGCGCCGCTGACGGGGGACCAACCGGATCTCTATCTGATCACGGTAGACGCGCTGCGCGCGGATCACCTCGGGTTCATGGGGTACGACGCGCACCCCACGTCGCCCGATCTCGATGCCCTGGTGGGCCGCGGCGTGGTGTTCGAGCGGGCGTACAGCCAGGACTCCGGGACCGCGCCCAGCATGTGGTCGTTGATGGTGGGCAAGACCCCCTTCCAGGCCGAGCTGGTCGCCACGGGCTTCCCACCCAACTACGCCGACAGCGAGACCACCCTGGCCGAGCACCTCAAGGCCGCCGGCTACACCACGCACGCGCGCCTGTGCGGGTCCATGTTCGCGGCGCCCACGTGGAACCTGCGCCGCGGGTTCGACGAGTTCGACGAGGTCTGTCAGCGACGCCCGCGTGAGCTGGGCCCGTTCGTGCTGGACAGCGCGCGCCCCCTGTTGAGCACGCCGGCGGACGACGCCCCGGCGAGCGAACACGTGCGCCCGCCGCGCTTCGTGTGGCTGCACTTCTTCGACCCGCACCACCCCTATGTGGACCACCCCGCCCTCGAGTTCGGCGACCAGTCCATGGACCTGTACGACGAGGAGATCCGCTACGTGCAGGAGTTCGTGGCCGAGGCCATCCGCCTCGCGCTCGACGATGGGCACGCTCGGCCCCGCTTCGTGGTGCTGTCCGCCGACCATGGCGAGAACTTCAGCGAGCACGGGCGCGACCCGCACGCGCGCACGCTCTACCGCGAGGTCACGCACGTCCCTCTGGTGTTCTTCGGGGCGGAGCTCGAGGCGCGCAGGGTGGCGGCTCCCGTGGCGCTGGGCGACGTGTTCCCGACGTTCCTGAACCTCGCGGGCGTCCCCACGCCCAGCCGCACCACCATGGAGAGCCTGGTGCCCACGCTCCTGGGCGGTCGGCCCGACCCGGCGCGCGCCATCTTTCAGGAGAACTCTTGGTCGCGCCCGACGCATCATGTGAAGGCCATGATCTTGGGGCGCTACCACCTGATCCGTGACCTCACGGACGACACCACCGAACTCTACGACATGGTCGCTGACCCGCGTGAGCGCGTGAACCGCATCGATGGCGGCATCGCCGAGCAGTCCGACCTGTTGCGCAGGATGGAGGCGTTCATCGCCACCACCAACATCCCCGAGGCGTACCGTTGA
- a CDS encoding M1 family metallopeptidase: MRSLVTYPLCLLLGTLASSSWTSAQPAYVTADEPRDQVDLRAVLDPDAHRIDGTLRWRFTNRSAAPVTELYWHLYLNAFRREGSVFTREGGTEIRDRQVGEEGAIILTALGLADGRDLLTRSTLDVGVPEDQTQLRTTLYEPLLPGATLDLRVTFVSQLPEAVARSGFVRDFHVAAQWFPKLARLEAGGTWAHFPYHGLGEFYADFADYTLTVVAPADMEVVAGGAPVEAEASGQQHRVHRFTAPAVHDMVFVAARELRVIEDTEPLATHSVLVRVVHPPGFERVAADHLALTCRGLAYFSRLFGEYPYPVLTVVVPPEAAEAVSGMEYPTLFLTSGPWWGSARPLLGAGAAETTAHELAHQWFQGLVATNEVRYPALDEGLTSWATGALLREVHGSASGARVGGVSLDGFELDRSWALSHQVAPAPLSPAHAFETESLYRTIYVYMPLMLETIARAWGRERLLRALGSYARAQRFAHPSPDALREAFREEYGAWFVRDVLDPALTRGCTARTQLGEVESVCDDGGCRTELVAQRHGCLPVPLEVAVSTNAGVTRHSWPGSTRELRLPIDVDTLVRVEVDPRRRNLTDARRLDDVRVFGEPNPWATSQVGASLLTRLLGFFHLAFSLAGP, translated from the coding sequence ATGCGCTCGCTCGTGACGTACCCGCTCTGCTTGCTGCTCGGGACGCTCGCGTCGTCCTCTTGGACCAGCGCGCAGCCGGCCTATGTCACGGCCGACGAGCCGCGCGACCAGGTGGACCTGCGCGCGGTGCTGGACCCGGACGCGCACCGCATCGATGGGACGCTCCGCTGGCGCTTCACCAATCGCAGCGCCGCGCCCGTCACAGAGCTGTATTGGCACCTGTATCTCAATGCCTTCCGTCGGGAGGGCAGCGTCTTCACGCGTGAGGGGGGCACCGAGATCCGGGATCGCCAGGTGGGCGAGGAGGGCGCCATCATCCTCACCGCGCTCGGCCTCGCGGACGGGCGAGACCTCCTCACGCGATCCACGCTCGACGTGGGCGTGCCAGAAGACCAGACGCAGCTCCGCACCACCCTCTACGAACCCCTTCTCCCCGGCGCTACGCTGGACCTGCGCGTCACCTTCGTCAGCCAGCTTCCCGAGGCGGTGGCCCGCAGTGGCTTCGTGCGCGACTTCCACGTGGCCGCCCAGTGGTTCCCCAAGCTGGCGCGGCTCGAGGCGGGCGGCACGTGGGCGCACTTCCCCTACCACGGGCTAGGCGAATTCTATGCGGACTTCGCGGACTACACGCTCACGGTGGTCGCCCCCGCCGACATGGAGGTCGTCGCGGGTGGCGCGCCCGTCGAGGCAGAGGCTTCTGGGCAGCAGCACCGCGTTCATCGCTTCACCGCGCCCGCGGTGCACGACATGGTGTTCGTCGCGGCCCGCGAGCTCCGCGTCATCGAGGACACCGAGCCGCTCGCCACCCACAGCGTGCTCGTGCGCGTGGTCCATCCACCGGGCTTCGAGCGCGTCGCGGCCGACCACCTCGCGCTCACGTGCCGGGGGCTCGCGTACTTCTCGCGCCTGTTCGGCGAGTACCCGTATCCCGTGCTCACCGTGGTGGTGCCGCCGGAGGCCGCGGAGGCGGTGAGCGGCATGGAGTACCCCACGCTCTTCCTGACCTCCGGGCCGTGGTGGGGCTCCGCGCGGCCCCTGTTGGGAGCCGGGGCCGCCGAGACCACTGCGCACGAGCTGGCGCATCAGTGGTTTCAAGGGCTGGTGGCCACCAACGAGGTGCGCTACCCGGCGCTGGACGAGGGGCTGACCAGCTGGGCTACGGGCGCGCTGCTGCGCGAGGTGCACGGCTCCGCCAGCGGCGCACGGGTGGGCGGTGTGTCCCTCGATGGCTTCGAGCTCGACCGCAGCTGGGCCCTCTCGCACCAGGTGGCGCCCGCGCCCCTCTCGCCAGCCCATGCGTTCGAGACAGAGTCGCTCTACCGCACCATCTACGTCTACATGCCGTTGATGCTGGAGACCATTGCGCGCGCCTGGGGGCGAGAGCGCCTGCTGCGCGCGCTGGGGAGCTACGCCCGTGCTCAGCGCTTCGCTCATCCTTCTCCCGACGCGCTTCGAGAGGCGTTTCGCGAAGAGTACGGCGCCTGGTTCGTGCGTGACGTGCTCGACCCCGCGCTCACACGTGGGTGCACCGCGCGGACGCAACTGGGCGAGGTGGAGTCCGTGTGCGACGACGGTGGCTGCAGGACCGAGCTGGTCGCGCAGCGACACGGCTGCCTGCCCGTCCCGCTCGAGGTCGCCGTTTCGACGAACGCCGGCGTGACACGCCACTCGTGGCCGGGCTCGACGCGCGAGCTCCGCCTGCCCATCGACGTCGACACGCTCGTGCGTGTGGAGGTCGATCCCCGGCGCCGCAACCTCACGGACGCCCGGCGCCTCGACGACGTGCGGGTCTTCGGTGAGCCGAATCCATGGGCCACGTCACAGGTGGGGGCGTCGCTGCTGACGCGGCTCCTGGGCTTCTTCCACCTGGCTTTCTCACTCGCGGGTCCCTAG
- a CDS encoding type II secretion system F family protein, with translation MAEWVWEAKARTGETRKGVMEADTLEVVEQRLRTQQLNPVKVKKKPKELNLTIGSGVTDKDLVVFIRQFATMIDAGLPLVQCLDILSTQGENATFKKLLTDVKGFVEQGGTFSDALREHPKVFDDLFVNLIQAGEVGGILDAILRRLAVYIEKRVKLQRQIRSAMIYPSSVLIIAFGVIAIMLQFVIPTFQEMFREFGSEDGLPWLTQKVIGFSVWFRNNVHWLFLGIAASITSVRYSYKTPNGKRFWHKAMITAPIFGPVMRKIAVARFTRTLGTLLSSGVPILDAMAIVARAAGNVIVEEAINKTASQVREGRTMSEPLMETAVFPSMVVQMIAVGEQTGALDTMLNKIADFYEEEVDVAVAGLLSLVEPLMMVFIGGIVGTVLIAMYLPIFTIADSINAN, from the coding sequence ATGGCCGAGTGGGTTTGGGAAGCGAAAGCGCGCACAGGTGAGACCCGCAAGGGAGTCATGGAAGCCGACACCCTCGAGGTGGTCGAGCAGCGCTTGCGCACCCAACAGCTGAACCCGGTCAAGGTCAAGAAGAAGCCCAAGGAGCTCAACCTCACCATTGGGAGCGGCGTCACCGACAAGGACCTGGTGGTGTTCATCCGCCAGTTCGCGACCATGATCGACGCGGGTCTGCCGCTGGTCCAGTGCCTCGACATCCTCTCCACGCAGGGCGAGAACGCCACCTTCAAGAAGCTGCTCACCGACGTGAAGGGCTTCGTGGAGCAGGGCGGCACGTTCTCGGATGCTCTCCGGGAGCACCCCAAGGTCTTCGACGACCTCTTCGTGAACCTGATCCAAGCCGGTGAGGTGGGCGGTATCCTCGACGCCATTCTCCGGCGCCTCGCCGTCTACATCGAGAAGCGGGTCAAGCTGCAGCGGCAGATCCGCTCCGCGATGATCTACCCGAGCTCCGTGTTGATCATCGCGTTCGGCGTCATCGCGATCATGCTGCAGTTCGTGATCCCGACGTTCCAGGAGATGTTCCGTGAATTCGGCTCCGAGGACGGTCTGCCGTGGCTCACGCAGAAGGTCATCGGCTTCTCCGTGTGGTTCCGCAACAACGTCCACTGGCTGTTCCTAGGCATCGCCGCCAGCATCACCAGCGTGCGGTACAGCTACAAGACGCCCAACGGGAAGCGCTTCTGGCACAAGGCCATGATCACCGCGCCCATCTTCGGCCCGGTCATGCGAAAGATCGCGGTGGCCCGCTTCACCCGCACCCTGGGCACGCTGCTCAGCTCGGGCGTTCCCATCTTGGACGCGATGGCCATCGTGGCGCGTGCGGCCGGCAACGTCATCGTCGAGGAAGCCATCAACAAGACCGCCAGCCAGGTGCGTGAGGGCCGCACCATGTCCGAGCCTCTGATGGAGACCGCTGTGTTTCCGTCCATGGTGGTGCAGATGATCGCCGTCGGAGAGCAGACCGGTGCTCTCGACACCATGCTCAACAAGATCGCCGACTTCTACGAAGAAGAGGTCGACGTGGCGGTGGCAGGCCTCTTGTCGCTGGTGGAGCCGCTCATGATGGTGTTCATCGGCGGCATCGTGGGCACCGTGCTCATCGCCATGTACCTGCCCATCTTCACCATCGCCGACAGCATCAACGCGAACTAA
- the tsaE gene encoding tRNA (adenosine(37)-N6)-threonylcarbamoyltransferase complex ATPase subunit type 1 TsaE, which yields MTTLPFTLADEDQTRALARRLAHGLAPGDLLILEGPLGAGKTLLAGALVHALGVPEDDPVASPTFALVHEYEGRLPVLHADLYRLGSPEEVSELGFEERREQGAVAIVEWGVRFEEELRPDAVLTLAITGELSRSATLSAHSARGAALLAELDTFAVPPSLLDR from the coding sequence ATGACCACCCTGCCCTTCACGCTCGCCGACGAAGACCAGACCCGTGCGCTCGCACGGCGCCTGGCCCACGGGCTCGCCCCCGGTGACCTGCTGATCCTGGAGGGGCCGCTCGGGGCTGGGAAGACGCTGCTGGCGGGCGCGTTGGTGCACGCGCTGGGGGTGCCCGAGGACGACCCCGTGGCCAGCCCTACCTTTGCGCTGGTGCACGAGTACGAGGGCCGCCTCCCGGTGCTGCACGCCGACCTCTATCGTCTGGGGAGCCCGGAAGAGGTCTCGGAGCTGGGCTTCGAGGAACGTCGCGAGCAGGGCGCCGTCGCGATCGTGGAGTGGGGTGTGCGCTTCGAGGAGGAGCTCCGGCCGGACGCGGTGCTGACGCTCGCCATCACGGGGGAGCTGAGCCGCAGCGCCACCCTCTCGGCGCATAGCGCGCGGGGGGCTGCGCTGCTGGCGGAGCTGGACACCTTCGCGGTGCCGCCGAGCCTCCTCGACCGTTGA
- a CDS encoding PAS domain-containing protein translates to MGDASEADASAPPTARSPIERRLLAWLFARLAVATLVLVGATGLVAGRYSFTRDAMFTLDVVLFGSSTIGLVGLVRRTPGSVELLLAVDLLATTALLWLTGSAASPLTFLYGLLTLAGAMVAGPTTALWVAGASIALFLGISWSVLVGVLPPPPDQLETAMAISTAELATFTLSNVVGIGAVAALATNLALRVQTAGGQLAHAERAVAELTRRNVDIVRSLSSGLVTTNPTGLIESMNPAAVAMFQTDEHALLGQPIERFLPQATPARHRTEGVAHRPDGSTFPVGFREAPLMDATGNVTGAVITFQDLTEVNRLRNQAAESQRLAELGKLAAGLAHEIRNPLTSISGSVELIRESAALHEDDQRLLGIVLRETERLNALVATMLRVARPSRPTPAQVDLGALCTEIVAMARVEAEELGVGIDLTVNDGDGDAATSVVLLADDNQLRQVLWNLLRNALQASVAGQRVSVRAVDEGTRARLEVRDHGAGLSTDAQAHVFEMFYSGRSHGIGLGLTLVQQIVKDHGGTISAGNAEDGSGAVFRVLLPKRRSPDTEPSADASQAPREA, encoded by the coding sequence ATGGGCGACGCCAGCGAAGCGGACGCGAGCGCCCCCCCGACGGCGAGGTCGCCCATCGAACGTCGCCTGTTGGCGTGGCTCTTTGCGCGCCTGGCGGTTGCGACGCTGGTGTTGGTCGGGGCCACCGGGCTCGTCGCGGGGCGCTACTCCTTCACGCGGGACGCCATGTTCACGCTCGATGTGGTGCTCTTCGGCTCGAGCACCATCGGGCTGGTGGGTCTCGTGCGTCGCACGCCAGGCTCGGTGGAGCTGTTGCTCGCCGTCGATCTGCTGGCGACCACGGCACTCTTGTGGCTGACGGGATCGGCCGCGAGCCCCCTGACGTTCCTGTACGGGCTGCTCACGTTGGCCGGCGCCATGGTAGCGGGACCCACCACCGCGCTGTGGGTCGCGGGCGCCTCCATCGCGCTGTTCCTGGGCATCAGCTGGAGCGTCTTGGTGGGAGTGCTGCCCCCACCCCCCGACCAGCTCGAGACTGCCATGGCCATCTCGACCGCCGAGCTGGCGACCTTCACGCTGAGCAACGTGGTGGGCATTGGCGCCGTGGCGGCGTTGGCGACGAATCTCGCCTTGCGCGTGCAGACCGCCGGTGGACAGCTTGCTCACGCCGAGCGCGCGGTGGCCGAGCTGACACGGCGCAACGTGGACATCGTGCGTTCGCTCTCGTCCGGGCTGGTCACGACCAACCCCACCGGGCTGATCGAGTCCATGAACCCCGCCGCGGTCGCCATGTTCCAGACCGACGAGCACGCCCTCCTCGGGCAGCCCATCGAGCGTTTTCTCCCGCAGGCCACCCCCGCCCGCCATCGCACCGAGGGGGTGGCCCACCGCCCCGACGGCAGCACGTTCCCGGTCGGCTTTCGTGAGGCCCCGCTGATGGACGCCACGGGGAACGTGACGGGCGCTGTGATCACCTTCCAAGACCTCACCGAGGTCAACCGACTGCGGAATCAGGCGGCTGAGTCACAGCGCCTGGCGGAGCTCGGAAAGCTGGCAGCGGGCCTGGCGCACGAGATCCGCAACCCGCTCACGAGCATCTCGGGAAGCGTGGAGCTGATTCGAGAGAGCGCGGCGCTGCACGAAGACGATCAGCGGTTGTTGGGCATCGTGCTGCGTGAGACCGAGCGTTTGAACGCACTGGTGGCGACCATGCTGCGGGTGGCACGCCCCTCACGGCCGACCCCTGCGCAGGTGGACCTGGGCGCGCTCTGTACGGAGATCGTCGCCATGGCCCGCGTGGAGGCCGAAGAGTTGGGCGTGGGTATCGACCTGACCGTGAACGACGGAGACGGCGACGCTGCCACCTCGGTGGTCTTACTGGCCGACGACAACCAGCTCCGTCAGGTGCTCTGGAACCTCTTGCGCAACGCCCTGCAAGCGTCGGTGGCCGGGCAGCGCGTCTCCGTCCGAGCGGTGGACGAAGGGACCCGGGCGCGCCTCGAGGTGCGCGACCACGGCGCGGGGTTGAGCACCGACGCGCAAGCGCACGTGTTCGAGATGTTCTACTCGGGGCGCAGCCATGGCATTGGCCTAGGGCTCACCTTGGTGCAGCAGATCGTGAAGGATCATGGGGGCACCATCTCCGCGGGGAACGCCGAAGACGGCAGCGGCGCGGTGTTCCGGGTGCTGCTCCCCAAGCGCCGCTCACCCGACACGGAACCGAGCGCCGACGCGAGCCAGGCTCCCCGCGAGGCATAG
- a CDS encoding glycosyltransferase family 39 protein: MSPGRITLAFGILAGVLLCAGAVVGLERASHGLDLVVEARAGHDGYFPVHHGFEPRPAFRSRHRLNAIVLQKWNFRAHPVPTGPVPYRVTLRGLIEVPEGASWSLRVRPTRGTRLRIESAASELAPGRHPVHITLEATFPEDASVALEYRDHRAAGSGFARVPVSALSPESPVPLVRSPALPWVMSAGLLFLACLALLATRDAVRWRARAGHVALLLILAFGLGARLFDYEVMPDFHENPDELFATWNGYQLLTDGTTQGWSLWAGEYGDRVVIEPVSYFEARPFQVIRPYLEHPPLLHLLAGAAAKLGGAQHYLHARLTHTRLVPIALFVPSLLLLFMIGRRLFPGTPTPYFAALLYSALPNVVVQQRVVKEEALLTPMALLGVYLLLRWDADAERRERFIWLAAFVTGLGALAKVPGAFFLPPLVLLFFMRGGLRPALLACAGGVLGLLPLLLYGAYVDLDLFVFSTGTQAGGRPAHWNILPRFFADGLINHNLVGHGHTLFVWLAYALAFGKLDAPRRAVLSLPLIYLAALALSSGNWTFGWYILPMMPFICLGAGHFLTDLVERPTFFGGLLLFGLLVMYGFNFMHDLPWAMAPAGWVVLRRIITPFMLVALVPFIVAEAWPTRRSLGAARLMTGAGLAAFLFSSAYFAVHYETLYDSHRNFDRMTHFDR; encoded by the coding sequence TTGAGCCCTGGTCGCATCACCCTGGCGTTCGGCATCCTCGCTGGCGTGCTGCTGTGCGCAGGCGCGGTCGTGGGGCTCGAGCGGGCGTCCCACGGCCTCGACCTGGTGGTCGAAGCACGCGCGGGTCACGACGGCTACTTCCCCGTGCACCACGGCTTCGAGCCGCGCCCCGCGTTCAGGAGCCGCCACCGGCTGAACGCCATCGTGCTGCAGAAGTGGAACTTCCGCGCGCACCCCGTGCCCACCGGCCCGGTGCCCTATCGGGTCACCCTGCGTGGCCTGATCGAGGTCCCCGAGGGAGCCTCCTGGAGCCTGCGCGTGCGCCCCACGCGCGGCACGCGGCTGCGCATCGAGAGCGCGGCGAGCGAGCTCGCGCCAGGGCGACACCCTGTACACATCACCCTCGAGGCCACGTTCCCCGAGGACGCCTCGGTGGCGCTCGAGTACCGTGATCACCGCGCGGCGGGCAGTGGCTTTGCGCGTGTCCCGGTGAGTGCCCTGTCGCCCGAAAGCCCAGTCCCGCTGGTGCGCTCGCCCGCCCTCCCATGGGTGATGTCGGCCGGGCTGCTCTTCCTGGCGTGCCTCGCGCTGCTGGCCACCCGCGACGCCGTGCGCTGGCGAGCGCGAGCGGGGCACGTGGCGCTGCTGCTGATCCTCGCGTTCGGTCTCGGCGCGCGCCTCTTCGACTACGAGGTGATGCCCGACTTCCACGAGAACCCCGACGAGCTCTTCGCCACCTGGAACGGATACCAGCTGCTCACCGATGGCACCACGCAAGGCTGGTCCTTGTGGGCAGGCGAGTATGGAGACCGCGTCGTCATCGAGCCCGTCTCGTACTTCGAAGCGCGCCCCTTCCAAGTCATCCGCCCCTACCTCGAGCACCCACCGCTCCTCCACCTGCTGGCCGGCGCGGCCGCCAAGTTGGGTGGCGCCCAGCACTACCTGCACGCTCGGCTCACGCACACGCGCCTCGTGCCCATCGCGCTCTTCGTACCCTCGCTGTTGCTGCTCTTCATGATCGGCCGCCGCCTCTTTCCGGGTACGCCCACGCCCTACTTCGCGGCGCTGCTCTACAGCGCGCTGCCCAACGTGGTGGTCCAGCAGCGCGTCGTGAAAGAGGAGGCGCTGCTCACGCCCATGGCGCTGCTGGGCGTCTATCTCCTCCTGCGCTGGGACGCCGACGCAGAGCGCCGCGAGCGCTTCATCTGGCTGGCCGCGTTCGTCACGGGGCTGGGTGCGCTGGCCAAGGTGCCCGGCGCGTTCTTCCTGCCGCCGCTGGTGCTGCTGTTCTTCATGCGCGGAGGCCTGCGTCCCGCGCTGCTGGCCTGCGCAGGCGGCGTGCTCGGGCTGCTGCCGCTGCTGCTCTACGGCGCCTACGTGGACCTCGACCTCTTCGTGTTCAGCACGGGGACGCAGGCGGGCGGGCGCCCGGCGCACTGGAACATCCTTCCGCGCTTCTTCGCGGACGGCCTGATCAACCACAACCTGGTGGGGCACGGGCACACGCTCTTCGTTTGGCTCGCGTACGCGCTGGCGTTCGGCAAGCTGGATGCACCGCGCCGCGCCGTGCTGAGCCTGCCCCTCATCTACTTGGCAGCGCTCGCGCTCTCGAGCGGCAACTGGACGTTCGGCTGGTACATCCTGCCCATGATGCCGTTCATCTGCTTGGGAGCGGGCCATTTCCTGACGGATCTGGTGGAGCGGCCCACCTTCTTCGGTGGCCTGCTGCTCTTCGGCCTGCTGGTGATGTACGGCTTCAACTTCATGCACGACCTCCCGTGGGCCATGGCACCCGCCGGCTGGGTCGTCCTGCGGCGCATCATCACGCCGTTCATGCTGGTCGCGCTCGTCCCGTTCATCGTGGCAGAGGCATGGCCCACCCGGCGCTCACTCGGTGCCGCGCGGCTCATGACGGGGGCCGGGCTGGCTGCGTTCCTCTTCAGCAGCGCCTACTTCGCGGTGCACTACGAGACGCTCTACGACTCGCATCGCAACTTCGACCGCATGACCCACTTCGACCGCTGA